In one Alnus glutinosa chromosome 14, dhAlnGlut1.1, whole genome shotgun sequence genomic region, the following are encoded:
- the LOC133857186 gene encoding protein CELLULOSE SYNTHASE INTERACTIVE 1, producing MKMGLRERSSSMEDPDGTLASVAQCIEQLRQSSSSLQEKEFSLRQLLELIDTRENAFSAVGSHSQAVPVLVSLLRSGSLGVKIQAATVLGSLCKENELRVKVLLGGCIPPLLGLLKSTSAEGQVAAAKTIYAVSQGGVRDHVGSKIFSTEGVVPVLWKQVANGLKAGNVVDSLLTGTLKNLSSSTEGFWTATIQAGGVDILVKLLKTGQSSTQANVCFLLACMMMEDASVCSKVLAAEATKLLLKLLGPGNEASVRAEAAGALKSLSAQCKEARREIANSSGIPSLINATIAPSKEFMQGEDAQALQENAMCALANISGGLSYVISSLGQSLESCASPAQIADTLGALASALMIYDGKAESTRASDPLAIEQTLLKQFKPHLPFLVQERTIEALASLYGNAILSIKLANSDAKRLLVGLITMATNEVQDELVKSLLTLCNNEGSLWRALQGREGIQLLISLLGLSSEQQQECAVALLCLLSNENDESKWAITAAGGIPPLVQILETGSAKAKEDSATILRNLCNHSEDIRACVESADAVPALLWLLKNGSPNGKEIAAKTLNHLIHKSDTATISQLTALLTSDLPESKVYVLDALRSMLSVVPLNDILREGSAANDAMETMIKILSSTKEETQAKSASALAGIFETRKDLRESSVAVKTLWSAMKLLNVESDNILVESSRCLAAIFLSIKENRDVAAVARDALPPLVLLANSSALEVSELATCALANLILDIEISEKAVPEEIILPATRVLREGTVSGKTHAAAAIARLLHSRQIDYALTDCVNRAGTILALVSFLESAIGGSVATSEALDALAILSRSEGASGHIKPAWAVLAEFPKSITPIVLSIVDATPLLQDKAIEILSRLCRDQPVVLGDTVACASGCILSIARRVISSTNPKVKIGGAALLICAATVNHQRVVEDLNQSSLCTHLIQSLIAMLSVEQPSSLGNQGDDDKESISIYRHTKEEGRNSKSNTGTSVISGVNLAIWLLSVLACHDEKSKTVIMEAGAIEVLTDRISDCFSQYTQIDFKEDSSIWVCALLLAILFQDRDIIRAHATMKCIPALANLLRSEESANKYFAAQAMASLVCNGSRGTLLSVANSGAAGGLISLLGCADVDIYDLLELSEEFALVRYPEQVALERLFRVDDIRVGATSRKAIPALVDLLKPIPDRPGAPFLALGILTQLAKDCPPNKVVMVESGVLEALTKYLSLGPQDATEEAATDLLGILFSSAEIRRHEAAFGSVSQLVAVLRLGGRGARYSAAKALESLFSADHIRNAESARQAVQPLVEILNTGLEREQHAAIAALVRLLSENPSRALAVADVEMNAVDVLCRILSSNCSMELKGDAAELCGVLFGNTRIRSTMAAARCVEPLVSLLVAEFSPAQHSVVRALDKLVDDEQLAELVAAHGAVIPLVGLLYGRNYMLHEAISRALVKLGKDRPACKMEMVKAGVIESILDILHEAPDFLCAAFAELLRILTNNASIAKGPSAAKVVEPLFLLLTRLEFGPDGQHSALQVLVNILEHPQCRADYRLTSHQAIEPIIPLLDSPASAVQQLAAELLSHLLLEEQLQKDTVTQQVIGPLIRVLGSGIHILQQRAVKALVSLALTWPNEIAKEGGVNEISKVILQADPSLPHALWESAASVLSSILQFSSEYYLEVPVAVLVRLLRSGSEGTVIGALNALLVLESDDATSAEAMAESGAIEALLELLRCHQSEETAARLLEVLLNNVKIRETKATKSAILPLSQYLLDPQTQAQQARLLATLALGDLFQNEGLARSTDAVSACRALVNVLEEQPTEEMKVVAICALQNLVMYSRSNRRAVAEAGGVQVVLDLIGSSDPETSIQAAMFIKLLFSNHTIQEYASSETVRAITAAIEKDLWATGTVNEEYLKALNALFSNFPRLRATEPATLSIPHLVTSLKTGSEATQEAALDALFLLRQAWSACPAEVSRAQSIAAADAIPLLQYLIQSGPPRFQEKAEFLLQCLPGTLVVIIKRGNNMKQSVGNPSVFCKLTLGNTPPRQTQVVSTGPNPEWDESFSWSFESPPKGQKLHISCKNKSKMGKSSFGKVTIQIDRVVMLGAVAGEYTLLPESKSGPSRNLEIEFQWSNK from the exons ATGAAGATGGGTTTGAG AGAGCGTAGTAGTAGCATGGAGGATCCGGATGGGACATTAGCAAGCGTTGCCCAGTGCATTGAGCAGCTGCGCCAGAGTTCCTCGTCTCTACAAGAAAAAGAGTTTTCCTTGAGACAGTTGCTGGAACTTATTGATACACGTGAAAATGCTTTCAGTGCCGTTGGATCTCACTCTCAGGCAGTTCCAGTACTTGTTTCTCTTCTCCGATCGGGGTCACTTGGAGTGAAGATACAGGCTGCAACTGTTTTAGGTTCTCTCTGTAAGGAGAACGAGTTACGGGTAAAAGTCTTGCTTGGAGGATGCATTCCACCATTGCTTGGTCTACTCAAGTCCACCTCAGCAGAAGGTCAAGTTGCAGCTGCAAAGACCATTTATGCTGTTTCTCAAGGTGGTGTAAGGGATCATGTTGGATCAAAAATTTTTTCAACTGAAGGAGTTGTGCCAGTGCTCTGGAAGCAGGTAGCGAATGGGCTCAAGGCTGGAAATGTAGTTGATAGCTTATTGACTGGAACATTAAAGAACCTTTCCAGCAGCACTGAGGGATTCTGGACTGCAACAATTCAAGCTGGAGGAGTGGATATACTTGTGAAGTTACTGAAGACGGGGCAGTCGAGCACTCAAGCAAATGTATGCTTTCTTCTTGCATGTATGATGATGGAGGATGCATCTGTTTGTTCTAAAGTGTTGGCTGCAGAGGCTACAAAACTACTCCTCAAGCTGTTAGGACCTGGTAATGAAGCTTCCGTTAGAGCAGAAGCTGCAGGTGCTCTTAAATCTCTTTCGGCCCAATGCAAGGAAGCTAGGCGGGAGATAGCTAATTCCAGTGGTATCCCTTCTTTGATTAATGCTACTATAGCTCCTTCCAAAGAATTCATGCAGGGGGAGGATGCCCAAGCATTGCAGGAGAATGCTATGTGTGCTTTAGCAAACATTTCTGGTGGTTTGTCATATGTCATTTCAAGCCTCGGTCAAAGCCTTGAATCATGCGCTTCGCCTGCCCAAATTGCAGACACGTTAGGGGCTTTAGCTTCAGCTTTGATGATATATGATGGTAAAGCAGAATCTACTAGAGCATCAGATCCTCTGGCTATTGAGCAAACTTTGCTTAAGCAGTTCAAGCCCCACTTACCTTTTCTTGTGCAGGAGCGTACTATAGAAGCCCTAGCCAGTTTGTATGGGAATGCCATTCTCTCAATTAAACTTGCAAACTCTGATGCAAAACGTTTGCTTGTTGGTTTGATCACAATGGCAACCAATGAAGTGCAGGATGAACTTGTAAAATCCCTTCTCACCCTTTGCAACAACGAAGGCAGTCTGTGGCGTGCACTTCAAGGTCGTGAGGGAATCCAGCTGTTGATCTCTCTTCTTGGGCTTTCGTCAGAACAACAGCAAGAATGTGCAGTTGCATTGCTTTGCCTTCTATCCAATGAAAATGATGAAAGTAAATGGGCTATCACTGCTGCTGGTGGCATACCTCCACTTGTCCAAATTCTGGAGACGGGGTCGGCAAAGGCCAAGGAAGATTCAGCAACAATCCTTAGGAACCTATGCAATCACAGTGAAGATATACGTGCTTGTGTTGAAAGTGCCGATGCTGTTCCTGCATTATTATGGCTACTAAAGAATGGAAGCCCCAATGGGAAGGAAATTGCTGCAAAGACTCTGAATCATTTAATCCACAAGTCTGATACAGCGACTATCAGCCAGCTCACTGCATTATTGACTAGTGATCTACCTGAATCCAAAGTGTATGTTTTGGATGCCTTGAGAAGCATGCTTTCTGTGGTCCCTCTCAATGATATATTGCGTGAAGGTAGTGCTGCCAACGACGCAATGGAGACAATGATAAAAATCTTGAGCTCAACTAAAGAAGAGACTCAGGCTAAGTCTGCATCAGCTCTGGCTGGAATTTTTGAAACTAGGAAAGACCTGCGTGAAAGTAGTGTAGCTGTTAAAACTCTTTGGTCAGCCATGAAGCTGCTTAATGTTGAATCTGATAACATCCTGGTAGAGTCCTCGCGTTGTCTTGCTGCAATATTTCTTTCAATCAAAGAGAACAGGGATGTTGCAGCTGTTGCTAGAGATGCGTTGCCTCCCTTAGTTTTGCTCGCTAACTCTTCAGCTCTGGAAGTTTCTGAGCTTGCAACATGTGCTCTGGCAAATCTAATTTTGGATATTGAGATATCAGAGAAAGCTGTTCCTGAAGAAATTATTTTGCCTGCTACCAGGGTTTTGCGTGAAGGAACAGTTTCTGGAAAGACACATGCAGCAGCAGCAATTGCTCGTCTGCTCCATTCTCGCCAAATTGATTATGCCTTAACTGACTGTGTGAATCGTGCTGGAACAATTCTTGCATTAGTTTCTTTTCTAGAATCTGCTATTGGTGGATCTGTTGCCACATCAGAGGCACTAGATGCACTTGCTATTCTATCCAGGTCAGAGGGGGCTAGTGGGCACATAAAACCTGCATGGGCAGTTTTAGCTGAATTTCCAAAAAGTATAACCCCAATAGTTTTATCTATTGTGGATGCTACACCCTTGTTGCAGGATAAAGCTATTGAAATATTGTCACGACTATGCCGGGATCAGCCTGTAGTTCTAGGAGATACAGTTGCCTGTGCCTCTGGATGTATATTATCAATTGCTAGAAGGGTGATCAGTTCCACAAATCCAAAGGTCAAAATTGGGGGAGCTGCACTTCTTATCTGTGCTGCGACAGTGAATCACCAAAGAGTGGTGGAAGATCTTAATCAATCAAGCTTGTGTACCCATCTTATTCAATCTCTCATTGCGATGCTTAGTGTTGAACAGCCTTCATCTTTGGGAAATCAGGGTGATGATGACAAGGAGTCCATTAGCATTTACAGGCATACTAAAGAAGAAGGCAGGAATAGCAAATCCAATACAGGAACATCTGTCATATCAGGCGTGAACTTAGCCATATGGCTACTTTCTGTGCTTGCCTGTCATGATGAAAAGAGTAAAACTGTGATTATGGAGGCTGGAGCAATTGAAGTCCTCACTGATAGAATCTCAGATTGCTTTTCACAGTATACTCAG ATTGATTTCAAGGAAGATAGCAGCATATGGGTTTGTGCTCTACTTTTAGCAATTTTATTTCAAGACAGAGATATCATACGAGCACATGCAACCATGAAATGTATACCAGCACTTGCAAATTTGTTGAGGTCAGAGGAGTCGGCGAACAAATATTTTGCTGCTCAAGCAATGGCCAGTTTAGTGTGTAATGGTAGCAGAGGGACTCTTCTATCTGTTGCAAATTCCGGGGCAGCAGGTGGGCTTATTTCCTTACTTGGCTGTGCTGATGTTGACATATATGATCTTCTGGAGTTGTCAGAGGAGTTTGCTTTGGTGCGATATCCAGAGCAAGTTGCTCTTGAGAGGTTGTTCAGAGTTGATGACATAAGGGTCGGTGCTACTTCCCGGAAAGCAATTCCTGCCCTTGTTGATCTGCTTAAACCAATTCCAGATCGGCCTGGAGCACCATTTCTAGCACTTGGGATCCTGACTCAGCTGGCAAAAGACTGTCCGCCAAATAAGGTTGTAATGGTAGAATCAGGAGTTTTGGAAGCACTGACTAAGTATCTTTCACTTGGGCCTCAAGATGCAACTGAGGAGGCTGCTACTGATCTGTTAGGGATCCTATTCAGCAGTGCTGAAATACGGAGACATGAAGCTGCATTTGGTTCTGTCAGTCAACTTGTAGCAGTTTTGCGTTTAGGTGGAAGAGGTGCAAGGTATAGTGCAGCAAAAGCATTGGAAAGCCTGTTTTCTGCTGACCATATTAGGAATGCAGAATCTGCCCGACAAGCTGTTCAACCCTTGGTGGAGATTCTTAATACTGGGTTGGAGAGGGAGCAGCATGCTGCTATTGCTGCATTAGTTAGGTTATTGAGTGAAAACCCATCAAGAGCCCTTGCTGTTGCAGATGTTGAAATGAATGCAGTGGATGTCCTTTGCAGGATCCTTTCATCAAACTGTTCAATGGAGCTAAAAGGGGATGCTGCTGAATTATGTGGTGTTCTTTTCGGAAATACAAGAATCAGGTCCACAATGGCTGCAGCACGCTGTGTTGAGCCCCTTGTTTCTCTCCTTGTAGCTGAATTCAGTCCCGCTCAGCATTCAGTTGTCCGTGCATTGGATAAACTTGTTGATGATGAGCAACTGGCAGAACTAGTTGCTGCACATGGTGCAGTTATTCCTCTTGTCGGTCTTCTGTATGGTAGGAATTACATGCTTCATGAGGCTATTTCCAGAGCTCTTGTGAAGTTAGGGAAAGATCGACCTGCTTGTAAGATGGAAATGGTGAAAGCTGGTGTAATTGAAAGCATACTTGATATCCTCCATGAAGCACCCGATTTTCTCTGTGCTGCCTTTGCTGAACTGCTCCGAATATTGACCAATAATGCTAGTATTGCTAAAGGACCATCTGCTGCAAAAGTAGTGGAGCCCCTTTTTCTGTTGCTGACAAGGCTAGAGTTTGGGCCTGATGGGCAGCACAGTGCATTGCAGGTTCTTGTCAATATTTTAGAGCATCCACAGTGTCGTGCTGACTATAGACTGACTTCTCACCAAGCTATTGAGCCAATTATCCCTTTACTTGATTCTCCAGCTTCAGCAGTGCAGCAGTTGGCAGCTGAGCTTCTATCCCATCTACTATTGGAGGAACAACTTCAGAAGGATACAGTGACTCAGCAAGTAATTGGTCCCCTAATACGAGTTCTTGGTTCTGGTATACACATTTTGCAGCAGAGAGCTGTAAAGGCTCTTGTGAGTCTGGCACTAACATGGCCAAATGAAATTGCAAAAGAGGGTGGTGTCAATGAAATTTCTAAAGTGATATTGCAAGCTGATCCTTCGCTCCCTCATGCTTTGTGGGAATCTGCTGCTTCTGTTTTGTCAAGTATTCTGCAATTTAGCTCTGAATATTATTTGGAAGTTCCTGTCGCTGTGTTGGTAAGGTTGCTTCGTTCTGGCTCAGAGGGCACAGTAATTGGTGCATTGAATGCTCTTCTGGTGTTGGAAAGTGATGATGCAACCAGTGCTGAAGCAATGGCTGAAAGTGGTGCCATAGAGGCTCTTTTGGAACTTCTGAGATGTCATCAGAGTGAGGAAACTGCTGCAAGACTGTTGGAAGTATTGTTGAACAATGTGAAGATCAGAGAAACTAAAGCTACTAAATCTGCTATCTTACCATTATCCCAGTACCTCTTGGATCCACAGACCCAAGCTCAGCAAGCAAGGTTACTGGCAACTTTGGCCCTTGGTGATCTATTCCAGAATGAGGGTCTTGCTCGAAGTACTGATGCTGTTTCAGCTTGCCGTGCTCTTGTAAATGTGCTTGAAGAACAACCTACAGAAGAAATGAAAGTGGTAGCTATATGTGCGTTGCAAAACCTTGTGATGTACAGTCGGTCAAATAGGAGAGCAGTTGCTGAGGCTGGTGGTGTACAGGTTGTATTGGATCTTATTGGTTCGAGTGATCCAGAGACATCCATTCAGGCTGCAATGTTTATTAAACTACTTTTCTCTAATCATACTATTCAGGAGTATGCTTCTAGTGAAACAGTCAGAGCAATAACTG CTGCTATTGAAAAAGATTTATGGGCCACTGGAACTGTGAATGAGGAGTATCTGAAAGCTCTAAATGCTCTCTTCAGCAACTTCCCGCGTTTGAGAGCAACTGAGCCTGCAACACTTAGCATTCCCCATCTGGTTACGTCCCTCAAGACAGGTTCAGAGGCAACTCAAGAAGCTGCCTTAGACGCACTTTTTCTTCTGAGGCAAGCTTGGTCAGCATGCCCAGCTGAAGTTTCTAGAGCTCAGTCAATAGCTGCTGCAGATGCAATCCCCTTGCTGCAATACCTAATCCAGTCTGGCCCACCTCGGTTTCAGGAGAAGGCAGAGTTTCTGTTGCAGTGTTTGCCTGGGACACTAGTAGTGATAATCAAGCGTGGCAACAACATGAAGCAGTCAGTGGGAAACCCTAGTGTTTTCTGTAAGCTTACACTTGGCAACACTCCTCCTAGACAAACCCAG GTGGTCTCAACGGGTCCAAATCCAGAGTGGGATGAGAGCTTTTCATGGTCCTTTGAGAGCCCTCCGAAGGGCCAGAAGCTTCATATTTCTTGCAAGAACAAGAGCAAGATGGGGAAG AGTTCATTCGGAAAAGTAACTATCCAGATCGATCGGGTTGTAATGCTGGGAGCAGTTGCCGGTGAATACACGCTGTTGCCGGAAAGTAAAAGTGGGCCATCCCGGAATTTAGAAATAGAATTCCAATGGTCTAATAAGTAA